One segment of Pangasianodon hypophthalmus isolate fPanHyp1 chromosome 10, fPanHyp1.pri, whole genome shotgun sequence DNA contains the following:
- the LOC113538572 gene encoding C-type lectin domain family 10 member A-like isoform X3, with amino-acid sequence MANSENHGKGTCNELQIQDNGDVCSLYSDKTKFAVRDELSSRPYRLAAIVLGVLSAVFLLLVIGLSVHINRVSDKHDILSLNSSINCSQLVQLQSDHRSLTESKNALQNQHDEDVKMIKSLQTNLSRETRLKNELILQNQKLEEDVRKMQSQISNLAEGNCGKCLPNWVQMGSTCFYFDVSSTIPSKGWKESRDECKKKGADLVIIDSKEKQVLDGWGAK; translated from the exons ATGGCAAACTCTGAAAACCATGGAAAGGGGACGTGCAATGAATTACAGATTCAAGATAATGGAGATGTTTGTTCTCTATATTCAGACA AGACCAAGTTTGCTGTCAGAGATGAACTGAGCTCTAGGCCTTATCGACTGGCAGCTATAGTTCTGGGGGTCCTAAGTGCTGTGTTTCTCTTGCTTGTAATAGGACTAAGTGTTCACA TTAACAGGGTGAGCGACAAACATGACATCTTGTCTCTCAACTCATCAATAAACTGCTCTCAACTTGTTCAGCTGCAGTCAGACCACAGAAGCCTGACTGAGTCCAAAAATGCACTTCAGAACCAGCATGATGAAGACgtaaaaatgatcaaatccCTGCAGACGAATTTGAGCAGAGAGACAAGACTGAAGAATGAGCTAATCTTACAAAATCAAAAATTGGAAGAAGACGTAAGAAAAATGCAATCTCAAATTTCAAATCTTG CAGAAGGAAACTGTGGCAAGTGCTTGCCCAACTGGGTGCAGATGGGCAGCACGTGTTTTTACTTTGATGTGTCTTCAACGATTCCATCCAAAGGCTGGAAAGAAAGCAGGGATGAGTGCAAGAAAAAAGGAGCTGACTTAGTCATCATAGATTCAAAGGAGAAACAG GTACTGGATGGATGGGGAGCCAAATGA
- the LOC113538572 gene encoding C-type lectin domain family 10 member A-like isoform X1, with the protein MANSENHGKGTCNELQIQDNGDVCSLYSDKTKFAVRDELSSRPYRLAAIVLGVLSAVFLLLVIGLSVHINRVSDKHDILSLNSSINCSQLVQLQSDHRSLTESKNALQNQHDEDVKMIKSLQTNLSRETRLKNELILQNQKLEEDVRKMQSQISNLAEGNCGKCLPNWVQMGSTCFYFDVSSTIPSKGWKESRDECKKKGADLVIIDSKEKQEFIIKNLKELKQSFSYYNGFWIGLKDDHTEGIWKWLNDATLTQGYWMDGEPNDERGIEDCAAVYSTNNPMKAWNDAPCSHPLKWICEKEINKTF; encoded by the exons ATGGCAAACTCTGAAAACCATGGAAAGGGGACGTGCAATGAATTACAGATTCAAGATAATGGAGATGTTTGTTCTCTATATTCAGACA AGACCAAGTTTGCTGTCAGAGATGAACTGAGCTCTAGGCCTTATCGACTGGCAGCTATAGTTCTGGGGGTCCTAAGTGCTGTGTTTCTCTTGCTTGTAATAGGACTAAGTGTTCACA TTAACAGGGTGAGCGACAAACATGACATCTTGTCTCTCAACTCATCAATAAACTGCTCTCAACTTGTTCAGCTGCAGTCAGACCACAGAAGCCTGACTGAGTCCAAAAATGCACTTCAGAACCAGCATGATGAAGACgtaaaaatgatcaaatccCTGCAGACGAATTTGAGCAGAGAGACAAGACTGAAGAATGAGCTAATCTTACAAAATCAAAAATTGGAAGAAGACGTAAGAAAAATGCAATCTCAAATTTCAAATCTTG CAGAAGGAAACTGTGGCAAGTGCTTGCCCAACTGGGTGCAGATGGGCAGCACGTGTTTTTACTTTGATGTGTCTTCAACGATTCCATCCAAAGGCTGGAAAGAAAGCAGGGATGAGTGCAAGAAAAAAGGAGCTGACTTAGTCATCATAGATTCAAAGGAGAAACAG GAGTTCATCATAAAAAACTTAAAAGAACTGAAACAATCATTCAGTTATTATAATGGATTTTGGATCGGACTGAAGGATGACCATACAGAAGGGATCTGGAAATGGCTGAATGACGCCACACTGACACAAGG GTACTGGATGGATGGGGAGCCAAATGATGAAAGGGGCATAGAGGATTGTGCAGCTGTGTATTCCACCAATAATCCAATGAAGGCCTGGAATGATGCTCCATGTTCACACCCACTAAAATGGATCTGTgagaaggaaataaataaaacattctag
- the LOC113538572 gene encoding C-type lectin domain family 10 member A-like isoform X2 translates to MANSENHGKGTCNELQIQDNGDVCSLYSDKTKFAVRDELSSRPYRLAAIVLGVLSAVFLLLVIGLSVHINRVSDKHDILSLNSSINCSQLVQLQSDHRSLTESKNALQNQHDEDVKMIKSLQTNLSRETRLKNELILQNQKLEEDVRKMQSQISNLEGNCGKCLPNWVQMGSTCFYFDVSSTIPSKGWKESRDECKKKGADLVIIDSKEKQEFIIKNLKELKQSFSYYNGFWIGLKDDHTEGIWKWLNDATLTQGYWMDGEPNDERGIEDCAAVYSTNNPMKAWNDAPCSHPLKWICEKEINKTF, encoded by the exons ATGGCAAACTCTGAAAACCATGGAAAGGGGACGTGCAATGAATTACAGATTCAAGATAATGGAGATGTTTGTTCTCTATATTCAGACA AGACCAAGTTTGCTGTCAGAGATGAACTGAGCTCTAGGCCTTATCGACTGGCAGCTATAGTTCTGGGGGTCCTAAGTGCTGTGTTTCTCTTGCTTGTAATAGGACTAAGTGTTCACA TTAACAGGGTGAGCGACAAACATGACATCTTGTCTCTCAACTCATCAATAAACTGCTCTCAACTTGTTCAGCTGCAGTCAGACCACAGAAGCCTGACTGAGTCCAAAAATGCACTTCAGAACCAGCATGATGAAGACgtaaaaatgatcaaatccCTGCAGACGAATTTGAGCAGAGAGACAAGACTGAAGAATGAGCTAATCTTACAAAATCAAAAATTGGAAGAAGACGTAAGAAAAATGCAATCTCAAATTTCAAATCTTG AAGGAAACTGTGGCAAGTGCTTGCCCAACTGGGTGCAGATGGGCAGCACGTGTTTTTACTTTGATGTGTCTTCAACGATTCCATCCAAAGGCTGGAAAGAAAGCAGGGATGAGTGCAAGAAAAAAGGAGCTGACTTAGTCATCATAGATTCAAAGGAGAAACAG GAGTTCATCATAAAAAACTTAAAAGAACTGAAACAATCATTCAGTTATTATAATGGATTTTGGATCGGACTGAAGGATGACCATACAGAAGGGATCTGGAAATGGCTGAATGACGCCACACTGACACAAGG GTACTGGATGGATGGGGAGCCAAATGATGAAAGGGGCATAGAGGATTGTGCAGCTGTGTATTCCACCAATAATCCAATGAAGGCCTGGAATGATGCTCCATGTTCACACCCACTAAAATGGATCTGTgagaaggaaataaataaaacattctag
- the LOC113538571 gene encoding asialoglycoprotein receptor 1 — protein MMNSENQGKVTYNELEPQEDFTGDVHPIFSKKTKFAVRDELSSRPYRLAAIVLGVLSAVFLLLVIGLSVHINRVSDKHDILSLNSSIISSQLAQLQSDHRSLTESKNALQNQHDEDVKMIKSLQTNLGRETRLKNELNSQKQKLEEDKRKIQSQISNLEGNCGKCLPNWVLMNSTCFYFAVSSTTPRKGWNGGRDECKKKGADLVIIDSKEKQEFIVDSLKALRYNLHFSYYNGFWIGLKDDHTEGIWKWLNDTTLTQGYWMDGEPNDDIGIEDCAAVYPTNNPMKAWNDAPCSHPLKWICEKEIDKTL, from the exons ATGATGAATTCTGAAAACCAAGGAAAGGTGACATACAATGAATTAGAGCCTCAAGAGGATTTCACCGGAGATGTTCACCCTATATTTTCAAAGA AGACCAAGTTTGCTGTCAGAGATGAACTGAGCTCTAGGCCTTATCGACTGGCAGCTATAGTTCTGGGGGTCCTAAGTGCTGTGTTTCTCTTGCTTGTAATAGGACTAAGTGTTCACA TTAACAGGGTGAGTGACAAGCATGACATCTTGTCTCTCAACTCGTCAATAATCAGCTCTCAACTTGCTCAGCTGCAGTCAGACCACAGAAGCCTGACTGAGTCCAAAAATGCACTTCAGAACCAGCATGATGAAGACgtaaaaatgatcaaatccCTGCAGACGAATTTGGGCAGAGAGACAAGACTGAAGAATGAGTTAaactcacaaaaacaaaaattggaagaagacaaaagaaaaatacaatctCAAATTTCAAATCttg AAGGAAACTGTGGCAAGTGCTTGCCCAACTGGGTGCTGATGAACAGCACATGTTTTTACTTTGCTGTTTCTTCAACGACTCCACGCAAAGGCTGGAACGGAGGCAGGGATGAGTGCAAGAAAAAAGGAGCTGACTTAGTCATCATAGATTCAAAGGAGAAACAG GAGTTCATCGTAGACAGCTTAAAAGCACTTCGCTACAACCTACACTTCAGTTATTATAATGGATTTTGGATCGGACTGAAGGATGACCATACAGAAGGGATCTGGAAATGGCTGAATGACACCACACTGACACAAGG GTACTGGATGGATGGGGAGCCAAATGATGACATCGGCATAGAGGATTGTGCAGCTGTGTATCCCACCAATAATCCAATGAAGGCCTGGAATGATGCTCCATGTTCACACCCGCTAAAATGGATCTGTGAGAAGGAAATAGATAAAACACTCTAG
- the ttc8 gene encoding tetratricopeptide repeat protein 8 isoform X1 yields MEVTLSMDPLFLAWSCFRRRKFQKCSDLCTKVLEDNPYDQAAWSLKTRALTEMVYIDEVEVDQEGIAEIMLDESAIAQVARPGTSLRLPGTSQGGGPTPAVRPVTQSGRPITGFVRPSTQSGRPGTMEQAIRTPRTANTARPVTSASGRFVRLGTASMLTHPDGPFINLSRLNLAKYAQKPNLSKTLFEYIFHHENDVKNALDLAALATEHAQFKDWWWKVQLGKCYYRLGLYREAEKQFRSALNHQEFVDTYLYLAKVYQRLDQPITALNLFKQGLDHFPGEVTLLTGIARIHEEMNNITSATEYYKDVLKQDNTHVEAIACIGSNHFYTDQPEIALRFYRRLLQMGVYNCQLYNNLGLCCFYAQQYDMTLSSFERALALVSSDEEQADVWYNIGHVAVGIGDLTLAYQCFKLALAFNNDHAEAYNNLAVLELRKGHIEQAKAFLQTAASLAPHMYEPHFNFAVLSDKVGDLQSSYISAQKSEDAFPEHVDTQQILKTLRQHFSVL; encoded by the exons ATGGAAGTGACGTTATCTATGGATCCTCTTTTTCTTGCATGGAGCTGTTTTAGGAGACGGAAGTTCCAGAAATGCTCGGATCTTTGCACAAAGGTGCTGGAGGACAATCCGTACGACCAG GCAGCTTGGAGCCTGAAGACAAGGGCTCTGACTGAGATGGTGTACATTGATGAAGTGGAAGTTGACCAGGAGGGCATTGCAGAAATAATGTTGGATGAAAGTGCCATTGCCCAAGTAGCAC GACCTGGAACGTCACTGAGGCTCCCTGGAACAAGCCAGGGTGGAGGACCTACTCCAGCTGTCAG ACCAGTGACCCAGTCAGGACGCCCCATTACAGGATTTGTAAGGCCCAGCACTCAGTCTGGTAGACCAGGGACAATGGAGCAAGCCATCAGAACACCTCGAACTGCAAACACTGCCCGTCCAGTCACCAGTGCTTCTGGGAGATTTGTCCGATTGGGCACG GCTTCTATGTTAACACATCCGGATGGACCGTTTATAAATTTGTCCAGATTAAATTTGGCAAAGTATGCACAGAAACCAAATTTATCCAAG ACCTTATTTGAATACATCTTTCACCACGAGAACGATGTCAAAAAT GCTTTGGACCTAGCTGCACTCGCTACGGAGCATGCACAGTTCAAGGACTGGTGGTGGAAAGTCCAACTTGGGAAATGTTATTATAG GCTTGGTTTGTATCGTGAAGCTGAGAAACAATTCAGATCAGCCCTCAATCATCAAGAGTTTGTAGATACTTATCTCTACCTTGCGAAG GTATATCAGCGACTGGATCAACCCATAACTGCCCTGAACCTCTTTAAACAAGGCCTGGACCATTTCCCAGGAGAAGTGACTTTGCTGACTGGGATTGCTCGCATTCATGag GAGATGAACAACATCACTTCAGCTACAGAGTATTACAAAGATGTCCTAAAGCAGGACAACACACATGTGGAGGCCATCGCCTGTATAGGAAGCAACCATTTCTATACGGACCAGCCAGAGATCGCCTTGCGTTTCTACAG ACGGTTGCTGCAGATGGGTGTGTATAACTGCCAGCTTTACAATAATCTGGGCCTGTGCTGCTTTTATGCTCAGCAGTATGACATGACTCTGTCCTCATTTGAGAGGGCATTAGCCCTGGTTTCCAGTGATGAGGAACAGGCTGACGTCTGGTATAATATTGGACATGTTGCAGTG GGTATCGGTGACTTGACTCTAGCTTATCAGTGCTTTAAACTAGCTTTGGCATTTAACAATGATCATGCTGAGGCGTACAACAACTTAGCAGTGCTGGAGCTACGCAAAGGCCACATTGAGCAG GCAAAAGCCTTTTTGCAGACAGCTGCTTCTCTCGCTCCCCACATGTATGAACCACATTTCAACTTCGCTGTACTGTCAGATAAG GTGGGTGATCTTCAGAGTAGCTACATATCTGCCCAGAAGTCAGAGGATGCTTTTCCTGAGCACGTGGACACTCAACAGATCCTGAAGACCCTCAGACAGCACTTTTCTGTGCTCTAA
- the ttc8 gene encoding tetratricopeptide repeat protein 8 isoform X2 — MLGSLHKGAGGQSVRPAWSLKTRALTEMVYIDEVEVDQEGIAEIMLDESAIAQVARPGTSLRLPGTSQGGGPTPAVRPVTQSGRPITGFVRPSTQSGRPGTMEQAIRTPRTANTARPVTSASGRFVRLGTASMLTHPDGPFINLSRLNLAKYAQKPNLSKTLFEYIFHHENDVKNALDLAALATEHAQFKDWWWKVQLGKCYYRLGLYREAEKQFRSALNHQEFVDTYLYLAKVYQRLDQPITALNLFKQGLDHFPGEVTLLTGIARIHEEMNNITSATEYYKDVLKQDNTHVEAIACIGSNHFYTDQPEIALRFYRRLLQMGVYNCQLYNNLGLCCFYAQQYDMTLSSFERALALVSSDEEQADVWYNIGHVAVGIGDLTLAYQCFKLALAFNNDHAEAYNNLAVLELRKGHIEQAKAFLQTAASLAPHMYEPHFNFAVLSDKVGDLQSSYISAQKSEDAFPEHVDTQQILKTLRQHFSVL, encoded by the exons ATGCTCGGATCTTTGCACAAAGGTGCTGGAGGACAATCCGTACGACCAG CTTGGAGCCTGAAGACAAGGGCTCTGACTGAGATGGTGTACATTGATGAAGTGGAAGTTGACCAGGAGGGCATTGCAGAAATAATGTTGGATGAAAGTGCCATTGCCCAAGTAGCAC GACCTGGAACGTCACTGAGGCTCCCTGGAACAAGCCAGGGTGGAGGACCTACTCCAGCTGTCAG ACCAGTGACCCAGTCAGGACGCCCCATTACAGGATTTGTAAGGCCCAGCACTCAGTCTGGTAGACCAGGGACAATGGAGCAAGCCATCAGAACACCTCGAACTGCAAACACTGCCCGTCCAGTCACCAGTGCTTCTGGGAGATTTGTCCGATTGGGCACG GCTTCTATGTTAACACATCCGGATGGACCGTTTATAAATTTGTCCAGATTAAATTTGGCAAAGTATGCACAGAAACCAAATTTATCCAAG ACCTTATTTGAATACATCTTTCACCACGAGAACGATGTCAAAAAT GCTTTGGACCTAGCTGCACTCGCTACGGAGCATGCACAGTTCAAGGACTGGTGGTGGAAAGTCCAACTTGGGAAATGTTATTATAG GCTTGGTTTGTATCGTGAAGCTGAGAAACAATTCAGATCAGCCCTCAATCATCAAGAGTTTGTAGATACTTATCTCTACCTTGCGAAG GTATATCAGCGACTGGATCAACCCATAACTGCCCTGAACCTCTTTAAACAAGGCCTGGACCATTTCCCAGGAGAAGTGACTTTGCTGACTGGGATTGCTCGCATTCATGag GAGATGAACAACATCACTTCAGCTACAGAGTATTACAAAGATGTCCTAAAGCAGGACAACACACATGTGGAGGCCATCGCCTGTATAGGAAGCAACCATTTCTATACGGACCAGCCAGAGATCGCCTTGCGTTTCTACAG ACGGTTGCTGCAGATGGGTGTGTATAACTGCCAGCTTTACAATAATCTGGGCCTGTGCTGCTTTTATGCTCAGCAGTATGACATGACTCTGTCCTCATTTGAGAGGGCATTAGCCCTGGTTTCCAGTGATGAGGAACAGGCTGACGTCTGGTATAATATTGGACATGTTGCAGTG GGTATCGGTGACTTGACTCTAGCTTATCAGTGCTTTAAACTAGCTTTGGCATTTAACAATGATCATGCTGAGGCGTACAACAACTTAGCAGTGCTGGAGCTACGCAAAGGCCACATTGAGCAG GCAAAAGCCTTTTTGCAGACAGCTGCTTCTCTCGCTCCCCACATGTATGAACCACATTTCAACTTCGCTGTACTGTCAGATAAG GTGGGTGATCTTCAGAGTAGCTACATATCTGCCCAGAAGTCAGAGGATGCTTTTCCTGAGCACGTGGACACTCAACAGATCCTGAAGACCCTCAGACAGCACTTTTCTGTGCTCTAA
- the LOC113538564 gene encoding putative E3 ubiquitin-protein ligase UBR7 — MDVSKGQEDTGSMAELEDEELCEALAVLAGSDPEKCSYPQGYVKRQAVFACSTCTGEGMEPAGVCLACANTCHDGHNIFELYTKRNFRCDCGNSKFGSFKCELIPDKEGQNIKNVYNHNFFGRYCSCDRPYPDEDDKVGEAMIQCILCEDWYHSKHLGCAVVDSEELLEMVCEGCMNRAPFLWTYAVSFAYPPVTKMSLSKEDEEETVAGNKEEKDAMLPSCSNGHDGPSTSKNCQKEARLTSNGIKAVSHKRTHEEMERCPAKCQSETAPCKLKELKARGLVRPEVGAVFWPYDWRSKLCTCTNCKRSYVEAGVQFLMDESDTVLAYENKGEALLEEDLLMSCLSSLDRVQQLEIIYQYNDMKAELREFLQQFADQGKVVTPEAIHMFFEELQSRKRRRASAGQYYCS; from the exons ATGGATGTAAGTAAAGGGCAGGAGGACACTGGCTCCATGGCGGAGCTGGAGGATGAGGAGCTGTGTGAAGCTCTCGCCGTGTTGGCTGGCAGTGATCCGGAGAAGTGCTCATATCCTCAG GGATATGTGAAAAGACAGGCTGTGTTTGCTTGCAGCACTTGCACAGGTGAGGGCATGGAGCCGGCTGGAGTGTGCCTCGCCTGTGCTAACACCTGCCACGATGGCCACAACATCTTTGAACTGTACACGAAAAG GAACTTTCGCTGTGATTGTGGAAACAGCAAGTTCGGCTCGTTTAAATGCGAACTGATCCCT gacaaAGAGGGACAGAACATCAAGAACGTTTATAATCACAATTTCTTTGGCCGTTACTGCTCCTGTGACAGACCTTACCCTGATGAGGACGATAAG GTCGGTGAAGCAATGATTCAGTGTATTCTCTGTGAAGACTGGTACCACTCAAAG CATCTGGGTTGTGCAGTTGTGGACTCAGAGGAGTTACTGGAAATGGTGTGTGAGGGTTGTATGAACAGAGCTCCCTTCCTTTGGACCTACGCTGTCTCCTTTGCAT ATCCCCCAGTAACCAAAATGAGTCTCAGtaaagaggatgaggaggagacTGTGGCAGGAAATAAAGAAGAGAAGGATGCAATGCTGCCTTCATGCAGTAATGGCCATGATGGGCCCTCCACAAGTAAAAACTGTCAAAAGGAAGCAAGG CTCACTAGTAATGGAATTAAAGCTGTAAGCCACAAGAGGACGCatgaggagatggagaggtgTCCTGCAAAGTGCCAGTCTGAAACTGCACCATGCAAGTTGAAGGAGTTAAAGGCCAGAGGCTTGGTGAGGCCAGAGGTGGGGGCGGTGTTCTGGCCATACGACTGGCGGTCCAAGCTTTGCACTTGCACAAACTGCAAG AGGTCGTATGTGGAGGCTGGTGTTCAGTTCCTGATGGATGAGTCAGACACCGTACTCGCATACGAGAATAAGGGTGAGGCGTTGCTGGAGGAAGACCTGCTCATGTCCTGCCTCAGTTCCCTGGACCGTGTCCAGCAATTGGAGATCATTTACC AGTACAATGATATGAAAGCAGAGCTACGTGAGTTCCTTCAGCAGTTTGCTGACCAGGGCAAG GTTGTGACCCCTGAGGCTATCCACATGTTTTTTGAAGAGCTGCAGTCAAGGAAAAGGAGACGGGCCAGTGCTGGGCAGTATTACTGCAGCTGA